The Melospiza georgiana isolate bMelGeo1 chromosome Z, bMelGeo1.pri, whole genome shotgun sequence genome contains a region encoding:
- the RFESD gene encoding Rieske domain-containing protein isoform X1, whose protein sequence is MLDLIILSLHFFICFLIFIAIWYGPKDVDSHSSSTGGAETQPDGLIFIGKEDDIKKSQRITPKIDGREIVVFYHEGKFHALDSRCYHEGGPLCFGEIEDIDGQACIVCPWHKFKIALETGEGLYKGINPQEPSPTPKWQSKGVKQRIYKVTIDSGNVYVSPPDFSVSFDSDYYAEKYKQGGELAIGKPSRSEDTE, encoded by the exons ATGCTGGACCTCATCATCCTCAGCCTTCATTTCTTCATCTGCTTTCTCATCTTCATTGCAATCTGGTATGGACCAAAG GATGTGGATTCACACAGCTCaagcacaggaggagctgaaaCGCAGCCAGATGGTCTTATATTCATTGGCAAAGAAGATGACATAAAGAAGTCCCAAAGAATAACACCCAAAATCGATGGCAGAGAAATTGTTGTTTTCTACCATGAGGGGAAATTTCATGCTCTGGATTCTCGCTGCTACC ATGAAGGAGGCCCTTTGTGTTTTGGAGAAATAGAG GATATCGATGGACAAGCATGTATTGTTTGTCCTTGGCATAAATTTAAAATTGCCTTGGAAACAGGAGAAGGACTGTACAAAGGAATAAATCCTCAGGAGCCATCACCAACACCAAAGTGGCAATCAAAAGGAGTCAAACAAAGGATTTATAAGGTCACAATAGACAGTGGAAATGTTTATGTGAGTCCCCCAGATTTTTCTGTGAGCTTTGACTCTGATTATTATGCTGAAAAGTACAAACAAGGTGGTGAATTAGCTATAGGAAAACCAAGCCGCTCAGAAGACACGGAGTAG